The following coding sequences lie in one Candidatus Binatia bacterium genomic window:
- a CDS encoding alpha/beta fold hydrolase: MTLSRRALAAVALALLAGLAASCSDGDDARSAPPLPPEAIASEERVFVDASRPTAPNGSFPGAPERTIATRLWYAPEQPRMRPCGRDGCALVVLAHGFGGSTLRFDAIARYLAGRGYVVAAPSFPLTNEDAPGGHLTALGDVVSQPADLSFVIDRLLAASDDPSDALAGRIDGERIGVVGHSLGGATVAAQTRLPCCTDPRVDAAVGVAGLGFAVSGLFGGEEISRSGPPTLCIAGGQDPVVPPPRVREFYDAIEPARVYVELHAANHVDLIESVGAPSPNLLLAARAIEGFLAAYLAGDGALLATTLDELAAAGETVAADL, encoded by the coding sequence GTGACGCTTTCGCGCCGCGCGCTTGCCGCCGTCGCGCTCGCGCTGCTCGCCGGCCTCGCCGCGAGCTGCAGCGACGGCGACGACGCGCGCAGCGCGCCGCCACTTCCGCCCGAGGCCATCGCGTCCGAGGAGCGCGTCTTCGTCGACGCCTCGCGGCCGACGGCACCGAACGGCAGCTTCCCCGGCGCGCCGGAGCGCACGATCGCGACCCGGCTCTGGTACGCCCCGGAGCAGCCGCGGATGCGGCCGTGCGGTCGTGACGGCTGCGCGCTGGTCGTCCTCGCCCACGGCTTCGGCGGCAGCACGCTGCGCTTCGACGCGATCGCGCGCTACCTCGCGGGACGCGGCTACGTGGTGGCGGCGCCGAGCTTCCCGCTGACCAACGAGGACGCACCGGGCGGCCACCTGACGGCGCTCGGCGACGTGGTCTCGCAGCCGGCCGATCTGTCGTTCGTCATCGACCGCCTGCTCGCGGCGTCGGACGATCCGTCCGATGCGCTCGCGGGACGCATCGACGGCGAGCGCATCGGCGTCGTCGGACACTCGCTCGGCGGCGCGACGGTCGCCGCCCAGACCCGCCTTCCATGCTGCACCGACCCACGCGTCGACGCCGCGGTCGGGGTCGCGGGGCTGGGCTTCGCGGTCAGCGGACTCTTCGGCGGCGAGGAGATCTCGCGCTCGGGTCCGCCGACGCTGTGCATCGCGGGCGGGCAGGATCCGGTCGTGCCGCCGCCGCGGGTGCGCGAGTTCTACGACGCGATCGAGCCGGCGCGCGTGTACGTCGAGCTGCACGCGGCGAACCACGTCGACCTGATCGAGAGCGTCGGCGCGCCGTCGCCGAACCTGCTGCTCGCCGCGCGCGCGATCGAGGGCTTCCTCGCGGCCTACCTCGCGGGCGACGGCGCGCTGCTCGCGACGACGCTCGACGAGCTCGCGGCCGCGGGCGAGACGGTCGCCGCCGACCTCTGA
- a CDS encoding secreted hydrolase has protein sequence MTTPFYHATASDRPWKRYPYVIPGADETWFTFPAAEGDQGTAVNTWFIETELRGLRSGRRLALLAIFAASRVPVAFTTVRADFYVFSLFNLDDGSYGTTTEFDFPRPLRFRRTHRMRMARGVLDLSFDTREGRARWTTRRDAAGAPVPFSYALDLRGRDQQGQRMSAVLDVEVAKPPAPVGGDELRGVKTCCMQLGTFSYFQTGLAVRGRVRWGDFEDEVQGDVGWIDRQFAREHFGRYTDRLNSRHRHEWRVLHLDNGWDLSVWQQFDAERGDRLVPYSGVTAQGPDGEVRATTDFRIERLSFVRDPRLVLPRKPLAPGTAFLTDRFHLTVREWDLSVTAEPYVATPAHGMPIEYWNGPVRLIGQMGGRPVSGFGFHERTKLWFRPHELVHVLRETLHHVPATGHAGVSPRALANRVWQCDVLLARKDLEGTRAYLEREVAPALGLLGAPARDTAFEVYEALLESLRR, from the coding sequence ATGACCACTCCGTTCTACCATGCCACGGCGAGCGACCGGCCGTGGAAGCGCTACCCGTACGTCATCCCGGGCGCCGACGAGACCTGGTTCACCTTTCCCGCCGCCGAGGGCGACCAGGGCACGGCGGTCAACACCTGGTTCATCGAGACGGAGCTACGCGGCCTGCGCAGCGGACGACGCCTCGCGCTGCTCGCGATCTTCGCGGCGTCGCGCGTGCCGGTCGCCTTCACCACGGTGCGCGCCGACTTCTACGTCTTCTCGCTGTTCAACCTCGACGACGGCAGCTACGGCACCACGACCGAGTTCGACTTCCCGCGCCCGCTGCGCTTTCGGCGCACGCACCGCATGCGGATGGCGCGCGGTGTTCTCGATCTCAGCTTCGACACGCGTGAAGGTCGCGCGCGCTGGACGACGCGTCGCGACGCCGCGGGAGCGCCGGTGCCGTTCAGCTACGCGCTCGACCTGCGCGGCCGCGACCAGCAGGGCCAGCGCATGAGCGCCGTGCTCGACGTCGAGGTCGCGAAGCCGCCCGCGCCGGTCGGCGGCGACGAGCTGCGCGGCGTCAAGACGTGCTGCATGCAGCTCGGCACGTTCTCGTACTTCCAGACCGGCCTCGCGGTGCGCGGCCGCGTGCGCTGGGGCGACTTCGAGGACGAGGTGCAGGGCGACGTCGGCTGGATCGACCGGCAGTTCGCGCGCGAGCACTTCGGCCGCTACACCGATCGGCTCAACAGCCGCCACCGTCACGAGTGGCGCGTGCTGCACCTCGACAACGGCTGGGACCTGAGCGTCTGGCAGCAGTTCGACGCCGAGCGCGGCGACCGTCTGGTACCGTACAGCGGCGTCACCGCGCAGGGTCCGGACGGCGAGGTGCGCGCGACCACCGACTTTCGCATCGAGCGCCTGTCGTTCGTGCGCGACCCGCGCCTCGTGCTGCCGCGCAAGCCGCTCGCGCCCGGCACGGCGTTCCTCACCGATCGCTTCCACCTCACCGTGCGCGAGTGGGATCTGTCGGTCACCGCGGAGCCCTACGTCGCGACCCCCGCGCACGGGATGCCGATCGAGTACTGGAACGGACCGGTGCGGTTGATCGGCCAGATGGGCGGTCGGCCGGTGTCGGGCTTCGGCTTCCACGAGCGCACCAAGCTGTGGTTCCGTCCGCACGAGCTCGTCCACGTGCTGCGCGAGACGCTGCACCACGTGCCCGCCACCGGACACGCCGGCGTGAGCCCGCGCGCGCTCGCGAACCGCGTCTGGCAGTGCGACGTGCTGCTCGCGCGCAAAGATCTCGAGGGGACGCGCGCCTACCTCGAGCGCGAGGTCGCGCCGGCGCTCGGGCTGCTCGGCGCGCCGGCGCGCGACACCGCCTTCGAGGTGTACGAGGCGCTGCTCGAGTCGCTGCGGCGCTAG
- a CDS encoding alcohol dehydrogenase catalytic domain-containing protein, producing the protein MRAVVLRESRLSIEEVPDPTPAPGYVVLEVAACGICGTDHSIYRNRLLPDGAVLGHEFAGTVVEVGRDVADWEPGDRACVLPVPFCGRCELCQTGKQNLCRKGLSKTVGCGGDPGGLAQLAAVPVTSLRRLPSSVDGRRGALVEPLAVALHAVNLGDVRPGTRMGIIGLGPLGLFAGMIARSYGGLTFGMDDRPSRVACAHELGLGAFTSDDQADERIRDLTNGGPDVVIEASGKPESIERAARLARVGGTVVMVASYHAPAEIKPGRWLTRGISLLPSIAYTPQEFDAALDLIATQRIDVTPFVEKLTPMSEAPAVFERFETQSEIIKVVLDPSR; encoded by the coding sequence ATGCGAGCCGTCGTTCTTCGTGAAAGCCGTCTCTCGATCGAGGAGGTGCCCGATCCCACGCCCGCGCCCGGCTACGTCGTGCTCGAGGTCGCGGCGTGCGGCATCTGCGGCACCGATCACAGCATCTACAGAAACCGTCTGCTGCCCGACGGCGCCGTGCTCGGTCACGAGTTCGCCGGCACGGTGGTCGAGGTCGGACGCGACGTCGCGGACTGGGAGCCGGGCGATCGCGCCTGCGTTCTGCCGGTGCCGTTCTGCGGGCGCTGCGAGCTCTGCCAGACCGGCAAGCAAAATCTCTGTCGCAAGGGCCTGTCGAAGACCGTCGGCTGCGGCGGCGACCCCGGCGGGCTCGCGCAGCTCGCCGCAGTGCCGGTGACCTCGCTGCGTCGCCTGCCGAGCAGCGTCGACGGACGGCGTGGCGCGCTGGTCGAGCCGCTCGCGGTCGCGCTGCACGCGGTCAACCTCGGCGACGTCCGCCCGGGAACGCGCATGGGCATCATCGGCCTCGGTCCGCTCGGGCTGTTCGCCGGCATGATCGCGCGCTCCTACGGCGGGCTCACCTTCGGCATGGACGACCGACCGTCGCGCGTCGCCTGCGCGCACGAGCTCGGCCTCGGCGCGTTCACCTCGGACGATCAGGCGGACGAGCGCATCCGCGATCTGACCAACGGCGGGCCCGACGTCGTGATCGAGGCGAGCGGCAAGCCGGAGTCGATCGAGCGCGCGGCGCGTCTCGCGCGCGTCGGCGGGACGGTCGTGATGGTCGCGTCGTACCACGCGCCGGCGGAGATCAAGCCCGGACGCTGGCTCACGCGCGGCATCTCGCTGCTGCCGTCGATCGCCTACACGCCGCAGGAGTTCGACGCGGCGCTCGACCTGATCGCGACGCAGCGGATCGACGTGACGCCGTTCGTCGAGAAGCTGACGCCGATGTCCGAGGCGCCGGCGGTGTTCGAGCGCTTCGAGACGCAGAGCGAGATCATCAAGGTCGTGCTCGACCCGTCGCGCTGA
- a CDS encoding LLM class F420-dependent oxidoreductase: protein MKIGLFLPVVGGRDAGHLREYLTAAARAADEAGFHSMWFPEHVVLFDDFESKYPYSPDGKLPIPGGIGMLEPFTAISFAAAVTSRIRLGTGVCLVPQRSPIYTAKQVADCDVLSGGRIDFGVGIGWLREEFQALGADFEDRATRCREYLAAMKSLWMDDVSEHQGHLLRIPPVRMFPKPLQTPHPPIVFGGHSDRALRRVADLGDGWFAFDLLPEEAKPRIEELSAILTRRGRRPDSVEISVSPYMKGARDVESLRAYAEVGVDQVIHMVFSMTPAEAVEEIRQLGRDLLPAAADIQPRRRTHH, encoded by the coding sequence ATGAAAATCGGACTCTTCCTGCCCGTGGTCGGCGGGCGCGACGCCGGTCACCTGCGCGAGTACCTGACCGCCGCGGCGCGGGCGGCGGACGAGGCGGGCTTCCACTCGATGTGGTTCCCCGAGCACGTCGTGCTGTTCGACGACTTCGAGTCGAAGTACCCCTACTCGCCGGACGGCAAGCTGCCGATCCCGGGCGGCATCGGCATGCTCGAGCCGTTCACCGCGATCTCGTTCGCGGCCGCGGTGACCTCGCGCATTCGGCTCGGCACCGGCGTCTGCCTGGTGCCGCAGCGCTCGCCGATCTACACCGCGAAGCAGGTCGCGGACTGCGACGTGCTGTCCGGCGGACGCATCGACTTCGGCGTCGGCATCGGCTGGCTGCGGGAAGAGTTCCAGGCGCTGGGCGCCGACTTCGAGGATCGCGCGACGCGCTGCCGCGAGTATCTCGCAGCGATGAAGTCGCTGTGGATGGACGACGTCTCCGAGCACCAGGGTCATCTGCTGCGCATCCCGCCGGTGCGCATGTTCCCGAAGCCGCTGCAGACGCCGCACCCGCCGATCGTGTTCGGCGGCCACAGCGATCGCGCGCTGCGCCGGGTCGCCGACCTGGGCGACGGCTGGTTCGCCTTCGACCTGCTGCCCGAGGAGGCGAAGCCGCGCATCGAGGAGCTGAGCGCGATCTTGACGCGTCGCGGGCGGCGTCCGGACTCGGTCGAGATCAGCGTGTCGCCCTACATGAAGGGCGCGCGCGACGTGGAGAGCCTGCGCGCGTACGCCGAGGTCGGCGTCGACCAGGTGATCCACATGGTGTTCTCGATGACCCCTGCCGAGGCCGTGGAGGAGATCCGCCAGCTCGGACGCGATCTGCTGCCCGCCGCGGCGGACATCCAGCCGCGGCGGCGCACGCACCACTGA
- a CDS encoding AMP-binding protein: MPEWSYQPDPARAATSRIGRLLRAHDLPPTPDGYAALHRLSIADPERFWRTVLRDLGFEWLTPFSRVLDASKGPAWPRWFPDGRINAAQLCVDRWLPARRDAVAVLWEGDDGAQRQMTLGELAREVERAARALRELGVGHGDRVALFLPMLPETVAALLATLRLGAVAVPCFSGYGAEAVATRLADAEAKVLVTADAFFRRGARVAMKETADRAIELGGGSVQGVLVVPRAGGDRSGDTPWREGRDRWWPSADDASDADVEIVATSSEDPALIMYTSGTTGRPKGVVATHGGFPLKIATDMAYCFDVEAGDRMLWVTDIGWVMGPWEMLGTLTLGASMVLFEGVPDHPQPDRLWEMAARHRVTHLGLAPTVIRALKEHGSEWPAKHDLTSLRVLGSTGEAWNPEPYAWYAREIGRGRCPIVNYSGGTEIGGGILGCTVLHPIEPCGFSAPILGVDADVVDEHGKPVRGAVGELVVKGPWPGMTQGFWRDPQRYEDTYWTRIPGVWVHGDWARIDEHGQWFIEGRSDDTIKIAGKRLGPAEVESLLVAHPDVVEAAAIEVPHEVKGGALVCFVVLQKGVTPDEKLRAELRQRVVDGLGKAMAPEAIKFAAELPKTRNAKIMRRLIRAVYLTAHGESGAAGAQPALGDVSALDNASALDAVRSAT; encoded by the coding sequence GTGCCCGAGTGGAGCTACCAGCCCGACCCGGCGCGCGCGGCGACGAGCCGCATCGGACGCCTGCTGCGCGCGCACGACCTGCCGCCGACGCCCGACGGCTACGCGGCGCTGCACCGCCTGTCGATCGCCGATCCCGAGCGCTTCTGGCGCACGGTGCTGCGCGATCTCGGCTTCGAGTGGCTCACGCCGTTCTCGCGCGTCCTCGACGCGAGCAAGGGACCGGCGTGGCCGCGCTGGTTCCCGGACGGCCGGATCAACGCGGCGCAGCTGTGCGTCGACCGCTGGCTGCCGGCGCGCCGCGACGCGGTCGCGGTGCTTTGGGAAGGTGACGACGGCGCGCAGCGGCAGATGACCCTCGGCGAGCTCGCGCGCGAGGTCGAGCGCGCGGCGCGCGCGCTGCGCGAGCTCGGCGTCGGACACGGCGACCGCGTCGCGCTCTTCCTGCCGATGCTGCCCGAGACCGTCGCGGCGCTGCTCGCGACGCTGCGCCTCGGCGCGGTCGCGGTGCCCTGCTTCTCCGGCTACGGCGCCGAAGCGGTCGCGACGCGCCTCGCCGACGCGGAAGCGAAGGTGCTCGTCACCGCCGACGCGTTCTTCCGCCGCGGCGCGCGCGTCGCGATGAAGGAGACCGCCGATCGCGCGATCGAGCTCGGCGGCGGCTCGGTGCAGGGCGTGCTCGTCGTGCCGCGCGCGGGCGGCGACCGCAGCGGCGACACGCCGTGGCGCGAGGGACGCGACCGCTGGTGGCCATCCGCGGACGACGCGAGCGATGCGGACGTCGAGATCGTGGCGACGTCGTCCGAGGACCCGGCGCTCATCATGTACACCTCGGGCACCACGGGACGTCCGAAGGGCGTGGTCGCGACGCACGGCGGCTTCCCGCTCAAGATCGCGACCGACATGGCCTACTGCTTCGACGTCGAGGCCGGCGACCGCATGCTCTGGGTCACCGACATCGGCTGGGTGATGGGGCCGTGGGAGATGCTGGGCACGCTGACGCTCGGCGCGAGCATGGTGCTGTTCGAGGGCGTGCCCGACCATCCGCAGCCCGATCGGCTGTGGGAGATGGCCGCGCGTCATCGCGTGACGCACCTCGGGCTCGCGCCGACCGTGATCCGCGCGCTCAAGGAGCACGGCTCCGAGTGGCCCGCGAAGCACGACCTGACGTCGCTGCGCGTGCTCGGCTCGACCGGCGAAGCCTGGAACCCCGAGCCCTACGCCTGGTACGCGCGCGAGATCGGACGCGGCCGCTGCCCGATCGTCAACTACAGCGGCGGAACCGAAATCGGCGGCGGCATCCTCGGCTGCACGGTGCTGCACCCGATCGAGCCATGCGGCTTCTCGGCGCCGATCCTCGGCGTCGACGCCGACGTCGTCGACGAGCACGGCAAGCCCGTGCGCGGCGCGGTCGGCGAGCTGGTCGTGAAGGGGCCGTGGCCCGGCATGACGCAGGGCTTCTGGCGCGACCCGCAGCGCTACGAGGACACCTACTGGACGCGCATCCCCGGCGTCTGGGTGCACGGCGACTGGGCGCGGATCGACGAGCACGGCCAGTGGTTCATCGAGGGACGCTCGGACGACACCATCAAGATCGCCGGCAAGCGCCTCGGTCCGGCGGAGGTCGAGTCGCTGCTGGTCGCACACCCCGACGTCGTCGAGGCGGCGGCGATCGAGGTGCCGCACGAGGTGAAGGGCGGCGCGCTGGTCTGCTTCGTCGTCCTCCAGAAGGGCGTGACGCCGGACGAGAAGCTGCGCGCCGAGCTGCGTCAGCGCGTCGTCGACGGGCTCGGCAAGGCAATGGCGCCCGAGGCGATCAAGTTCGCGGCCGAGCTGCCGAAGACGCGCAACGCGAAGATCATGCGGCGGCTGATCCGCGCCGTATACTTGACGGCGCACGGCGAGTCCGGCGCGGCGGGAGCGCAGCCCGCGCTCGGCGACGTCTCGGCGCTCGACAACGCGAGCGCGCTCGACGCCGTCCGCTCCGCGACCTGA
- a CDS encoding 3-deoxy-7-phosphoheptulonate synthase gives MPTPLTDLHVRSTEPLIAPRALKEELPASEDAMRTVAAGRAAVEAILDGRDPRMLAIVGPCSIHDPDAALDYARRLASVRADVADRTEIVMRVYFEKPRTTVGWKGLINDPHLDGSYDIEAGLRLARRLLRDIAELGLPAATEFLDPIVPQYLADLVSWAAIGARTTESQTHREMASGLSMPVGFKNGTDGSLEVALDAMQAAGTSHSFLGIDENGVTAVVRTSGNPYGHLVLRGGRARSNFDPESIAGALEQLDARKLRRALLVDCSHANSRKVPARQEDVYRSVVEQRRAGTPGLIGVMLESNLEEGNQPFPQPRAALRYGVSITDPCLGWADTERLLRA, from the coding sequence GTGCCGACGCCGCTCACCGATCTGCACGTCCGCTCGACCGAGCCGCTGATCGCGCCGCGCGCGCTCAAGGAAGAGCTGCCGGCGAGCGAGGACGCGATGCGCACCGTCGCCGCCGGACGCGCCGCCGTGGAGGCGATCCTCGACGGCCGCGACCCGCGCATGCTCGCGATCGTCGGCCCGTGCTCGATCCACGATCCCGACGCGGCGCTCGACTACGCGCGCCGGCTCGCGAGCGTGCGCGCCGACGTCGCCGACCGCACCGAGATCGTGATGCGCGTCTACTTCGAGAAGCCGCGCACGACGGTCGGCTGGAAGGGTCTGATCAACGACCCGCACCTCGACGGCAGCTACGACATCGAGGCCGGGCTGCGCCTCGCGCGCCGTCTGCTGCGCGACATCGCCGAGCTCGGGCTGCCCGCGGCGACGGAGTTTCTCGACCCGATCGTCCCGCAGTACCTCGCCGACCTCGTGAGCTGGGCCGCGATCGGCGCGCGCACGACCGAGTCGCAGACGCACCGCGAGATGGCGAGCGGGCTGTCGATGCCGGTCGGCTTCAAGAACGGCACCGACGGCAGCCTCGAGGTCGCGCTCGACGCGATGCAGGCCGCGGGCACGTCGCACAGCTTCCTCGGCATCGACGAGAACGGCGTCACCGCCGTCGTGCGCACGTCGGGCAATCCGTACGGCCACCTCGTGCTGCGCGGCGGTCGCGCGCGCTCGAACTTCGATCCCGAGAGCATCGCGGGCGCGCTCGAGCAGCTCGACGCGCGCAAGCTCAGGCGCGCGCTGCTCGTCGACTGCAGCCACGCCAACTCGCGCAAGGTGCCGGCGCGGCAGGAGGACGTGTACCGCAGCGTCGTCGAGCAGCGGCGCGCGGGCACGCCGGGGCTGATCGGCGTCATGCTCGAGAGCAACCTCGAAGAGGGCAACCAGCCGTTCCCGCAGCCGCGCGCGGCGCTGCGCTACGGCGTGTCGATCACCGATCCCTGCCTCGGCTGGGCCGATACCGAGCGGCTGCTGCGCGCTTGA
- a CDS encoding SDR family NAD(P)-dependent oxidoreductase, protein MTPDASFPARYGPYALVAGSAVGLGAEYARQLAARGLALVLIDRDGDALQKTAEAIRGAHGVDVRTLTLDLARPDIADEVQAGVADVEIGLLVYNAAIGTVAPFLDSSLALSDATIDVNCRGMVHLVHALAPAMVARGRGGVVLMSSMSGNVGSSQLAIYAATKAFALVFGDALWSELRPHGVDVLVVQPGSTRTPGWLSSQPREAELMPAMDPADVVREALDALGVEPVVIPGETNRQAAAAIAQLPRRQAIEMLSSITAQLVRNDRPRR, encoded by the coding sequence ATGACGCCCGACGCATCCTTTCCCGCGAGGTACGGACCGTACGCGCTCGTCGCCGGATCGGCGGTCGGGCTCGGCGCCGAGTACGCGCGTCAGCTCGCGGCGCGCGGCCTCGCCCTGGTGCTGATCGATCGCGACGGCGACGCGCTGCAGAAGACGGCGGAGGCGATCCGCGGCGCGCACGGCGTCGACGTGCGCACGCTGACGCTCGACCTCGCGCGTCCCGACATCGCCGATGAGGTGCAGGCCGGTGTCGCCGACGTCGAGATCGGGCTGCTGGTCTACAACGCGGCGATCGGCACCGTCGCGCCGTTCCTCGACAGCAGCCTCGCGCTCAGCGACGCGACGATCGACGTCAACTGCCGCGGCATGGTGCACCTCGTGCACGCGCTCGCACCCGCGATGGTCGCGCGTGGGCGCGGCGGCGTCGTGCTGATGTCGTCGATGTCGGGCAACGTCGGCTCGAGCCAGCTCGCGATCTACGCGGCGACCAAGGCGTTCGCGCTCGTCTTCGGCGACGCGCTGTGGAGCGAGCTGCGGCCGCACGGCGTCGACGTGCTGGTCGTGCAGCCTGGCTCGACACGCACACCCGGCTGGCTCTCGTCGCAGCCGAGGGAGGCCGAGCTCATGCCCGCGATGGACCCGGCGGACGTCGTGCGCGAGGCGCTCGATGCGCTCGGCGTCGAGCCCGTCGTCATCCCTGGCGAGACGAACCGTCAAGCCGCCGCCGCCATCGCCCAGCTGCCGCGGCGCCAGGCGATCGAGATGCTGAGCTCGATCACCGCGCAGCTCGTGCGCAACGACCGCCCGCGGCGTTGA
- a CDS encoding VOC family protein codes for MPIDVVGLDHVVLRTKKLAEVLAFYRDKLGLPVERTVEQIGLYQLRAGSALVDIVDADVFGGAQAGPGESLYDHFCLAVRAESAEQLAAALDAAGIAHGDVAQRYGASGFGSSFYVDDPDGRTVELKIVGAPA; via the coding sequence ATGCCCATCGATGTCGTCGGCCTCGATCACGTCGTCCTGCGGACGAAGAAGCTCGCCGAGGTGCTCGCGTTCTACCGCGACAAGCTCGGGCTGCCCGTCGAGCGCACCGTCGAGCAGATCGGCCTCTACCAGCTCCGCGCCGGCTCGGCGCTGGTCGACATCGTCGACGCCGACGTCTTCGGCGGCGCGCAGGCCGGGCCCGGCGAGTCGCTCTACGACCACTTCTGCCTCGCCGTGCGCGCCGAGAGCGCCGAGCAGCTCGCCGCCGCGCTCGACGCCGCCGGCATCGCGCACGGCGACGTCGCCCAGCGCTACGGCGCCAGCGGCTTCGGCAGCTCGTTCTACGTCGACGATCCCGACGGACGCACCGTCGAGCTCAAGATCGTCGGAGCGCCGGCGTGA
- a CDS encoding alpha/beta hydrolase has product MSHASFTIHHADLGGLRIAYVREGVGGIPLVLLHGYPETKRIWWRNIAPLADAGFEVIVPDLRGFGDSDLAPDDRYDVVAHVRDVYALVHDVLGHERCVTAAGDLGGVVAQDMGLRFPGFVVRQCLFNTVLPFLTADYQAAGLSAELDRRSRPASDYFLRQATDADGLAAELDTPRRRRAYIADFYGHRFWAAPGTFTPEDVDFMTEPFADGAKLRASFANYEYATGNRRAPEQVRLFEKNPIPTLVLYGPEDHVVPRDFVDKARVAFTECVGPFVVPGAGHFLQWERADAFNQAVKYFLRI; this is encoded by the coding sequence GTGAGCCACGCGAGCTTCACGATCCACCACGCCGACCTCGGCGGCCTGCGCATCGCCTACGTGCGCGAGGGCGTCGGCGGGATCCCGCTCGTGCTGCTGCACGGCTACCCGGAGACGAAGCGCATCTGGTGGCGCAACATCGCACCGCTCGCCGACGCGGGCTTCGAGGTCATCGTCCCCGACCTGCGCGGCTTCGGCGACTCGGACCTCGCGCCCGACGACCGCTACGACGTCGTCGCGCACGTGCGCGACGTCTACGCGCTGGTGCACGACGTGCTGGGCCACGAGCGCTGCGTGACCGCGGCGGGCGATCTCGGCGGCGTCGTCGCGCAGGACATGGGGCTGCGCTTTCCGGGCTTCGTCGTGCGGCAGTGCCTGTTCAACACCGTGCTGCCGTTCCTCACCGCGGACTACCAGGCGGCGGGCCTCTCGGCCGAGCTCGACCGTCGCTCGCGGCCCGCGTCCGACTACTTCCTGCGTCAAGCAACGGACGCCGACGGGCTCGCGGCCGAGCTCGACACCCCGCGCCGACGACGGGCCTACATCGCGGACTTCTACGGCCACCGTTTCTGGGCGGCGCCCGGCACGTTCACGCCCGAGGACGTCGACTTCATGACCGAGCCGTTCGCCGACGGCGCGAAGCTGCGCGCGAGCTTCGCCAACTACGAGTACGCGACCGGCAACCGCCGCGCGCCGGAGCAGGTGCGTCTGTTCGAGAAGAACCCGATCCCGACGCTCGTGCTGTACGGACCCGAGGACCACGTCGTACCGCGCGACTTCGTCGACAAGGCGCGCGTCGCGTTCACCGAGTGCGTAGGGCCGTTCGTCGTCCCCGGCGCGGGCCACTTCCTGCAGTGGGAGCGCGCCGACGCGTTCAACCAGGCCGTCAAGTATTTTCTCCGTATCTGA
- a CDS encoding zinc-dependent alcohol dehydrogenase family protein: MKALVYHGPGKKAWEDVPDPRIEQPTDAIVRIDTTTICGTDLHILKGDVPAVQPGRILGHEGVGTIVEVGSAVTTLAKGDRVIVSCIKSCGRCAFCKQAMYAHCLGDEGAPGVGWVLGHLIDGTQAEYVRVPYADNSLYRVPEGVPDEHAVLLSDILPTGFEIGVQYGATKPGDVVAVIGAGPIGLAVIATAGLYGAARIIAIDLDEKRIEQAKKFGASDGISSRDPNWRDKVMAMTDGFGVDVAVEAVGVPETFDMATEIVRPGGHVANVGVHGKPVLLRLQDLWIQNVTITTGLVNTNTTPMLRKLIAEGRLEVGKFITHRFALDDMLAAYDTFSRAAETGALKVVIAR; encoded by the coding sequence ATGAAGGCGCTGGTTTACCACGGGCCGGGCAAGAAGGCGTGGGAGGACGTCCCCGATCCGCGCATCGAGCAGCCGACCGACGCCATCGTGCGCATCGACACGACGACGATCTGCGGCACCGATCTGCACATCCTGAAGGGCGACGTGCCTGCCGTGCAGCCGGGACGCATCCTCGGCCACGAGGGTGTGGGCACGATCGTCGAGGTGGGCAGCGCGGTGACGACGCTCGCCAAGGGCGATCGCGTCATCGTGTCCTGCATCAAGTCCTGCGGCCGCTGCGCGTTCTGCAAGCAGGCGATGTACGCGCACTGCCTCGGCGACGAGGGCGCGCCCGGCGTCGGCTGGGTGCTCGGGCACCTGATCGACGGCACGCAGGCGGAGTACGTGCGCGTGCCCTACGCCGACAACTCGCTGTACCGGGTGCCCGAGGGCGTCCCGGACGAGCACGCCGTGCTGCTGAGCGACATCTTGCCGACCGGCTTCGAGATCGGCGTGCAGTACGGCGCGACCAAGCCGGGCGACGTCGTCGCCGTGATCGGCGCGGGGCCGATCGGCCTCGCCGTGATCGCGACCGCGGGGCTCTACGGCGCCGCGCGCATCATCGCGATCGATCTCGACGAGAAGCGCATCGAACAAGCAAAGAAATTCGGCGCGAGCGACGGGATCAGCTCCCGCGACCCGAACTGGCGCGACAAGGTCATGGCGATGACCGACGGCTTCGGCGTCGACGTCGCGGTGGAGGCGGTCGGCGTGCCCGAGACCTTCGACATGGCGACGGAGATCGTCCGCCCCGGCGGGCACGTCGCCAACGTCGGCGTGCACGGCAAGCCGGTTCTGCTGCGCCTGCAGGATCTCTGGATCCAGAACGTGACCATCACCACCGGGCTCGTGAACACCAACACGACCCCGATGCTGCGCAAGCTCATCGCCGAAGGTCGGCTCGAGGTCGGCAAGTTCATCACGCACCGCTTCGCGCTCGACGACATGCTCGCCGCCTACGACACGTTCTCGCGTGCCGCCGAGACGGGAGCGCTGAAGGTCGTGATCGCGCGCTGA